The Arachis hypogaea cultivar Tifrunner chromosome 14, arahy.Tifrunner.gnm2.J5K5, whole genome shotgun sequence genome has a segment encoding these proteins:
- the LOC112740900 gene encoding uncharacterized protein has product MMVGKEKAKAVIVGGSIAGISTAHALISAGWDVVLIEKTTAPPTGSPTGAGLGLDPLSHQIIQSWLPLPQFLHNTTLPLTIDQNQATDSEKKIRKTLTRDECFNFRAAHWADLHGLLYNALPPSVFLWGHLFLSFHVVDFKGSITTKVKVLKTGEVINIVGDLLVAADGCLSSVRQKYLPDFKLRYSGYCAWRGVLDFSKIEDSDTITGIRKAYPDLGKCLYFDLGSGTHAVFYELLNKKLNWIWYVNQPEPQVKGTSVTMKVSSEMIEKMYQEAEKVWIPELVKVMRATKEPFLNFIYDSDPLKKIFWENVVLVGDAAHPTTPHCLRSTNMSILDASVLGKCLEKWGVEKLESALEEYQSIRLPVTSKQVLHARWLGRIKQGLVLPQRDPFNPKSATPDECQELLQRNTPFFH; this is encoded by the exons ATGATGGTTGGTAAAGAGAAGGCAAAGGCAGTGATAGTCGGGGGGAGCATAGCTGGAATATCAACTGCACATGCTCTTATCTCTGCTGGTTGGGATGTCGTCCTGATTGAGAAAACCACTGCACCTCCAACTGGAAGCCCCACTGGTGCTGGTCTTGGACTTGACCCTCTCTCTCACCAAATCATTCAATCTTGGCTTCCACTTCCTCAATTCCTACATAACACCACTCTCCCACTAACCATTGATCAG AACCAAGCAACTGATAGTGAGAAGAAGATCAGGAAGACATTGACAAGAGATGAGTGTTTCAACTTCCGAGCAGCGCATTGGGCTGATCTTCATGGCCTTCTATACAATGCGCTGCCGCCGAGTGTATTTTTATGGGGCCACCTCTTCCTCTCTTTCCATGTTGTGGACTTCAAAGGTTCCATAACAACAAAagtcaaggttctgaaaaccggagaGGTCATCAATATAGTAGGGGATTTGCTTGTTGCAGCTGATGGATGCCTCTCTTCCGTTCGGCAGAAATATCTCCCTGATTTTAAACTGCG GTATTCAGGATATTGTGCTTGGAGAGGGGTtcttgatttttcgaaaattgaggatTCAGATACAATAACAGGCATCCGCAAGGCATACCCTGACCTTGGAAAATGCTTGTACTTTGACTTGGGCTCAGGAACACATGCTGTGTTCTACGAGCTTCTAAACAAAAAGCTCAATTGGATTTGGTATGTGAATCAGCCAGAGCCACAAGTTAAG GGAACCTCTGTGACGATGAAAGTAAGTAGCGAGATGATTGAGAAAATGTACCAAGAAGCTGAAAAAGTGTGGATTCCAGAGCTGGTAAAGGTCATGAGAGCAACAAAGGAACCcttcttaaattttatatatgatAGTGATCCCTTGAAGAAGATTTTTTGGGAGAATGTGGTGTTAGTAGGAGATGCAGCTCACCCCACAACTCCTCATTGCCTTAGAAGCACAAACATGTCAATATTGGATGCATCAGTGTTAGGAAAATGTTTGGAGAAGTGGGGAGTGGAGAAGTTAGAATCAGCTTTAGAAGAGTATCAGTCCATCAGATTGCCAGTGACCTCCAAGCAGGTGTTGCATGCAAGGTGGCTTGGTCGCATAAAGCAAGGTTTGGTTCTTCCTCAAAGGGACCCTTTTAACCCCAAATCAGCAACACCAGATGAATGCCAAGAGCTTCTGCAGAGGAACACACCTTTTTTCCACTGA
- the LOC112740898 gene encoding probable 2-oxoglutarate-dependent dioxygenase AOP1, translating to MESQTQFNNSHHSLPLIDFTTENLNPGSDSWVSASQVVRTALCDHGGFLALYDEVDSEVYDSVYSAMEQLFDLPVETKRKSTTEKPIFSYSGQLSRIPLYESVGIVDPLSVDQCQKFTHIMWPQGNDHFCESVNSYAKKLQGLDHVVKRMLFESYGLENKKLECLLDSTDYVLRGYKYRTPKVGESNLGVAPHSDTAFLTILNQKVEGLEVKLKNGEWFEVGVSSSLYLVMGGDALQVWSNDRIPACEHRVLVNSKIDRYSTGLLSYVNNIMEPQEELVDEKNPLCYKPFDHYGYLRFFLSEEALKSTSRIKAYCGI from the exons ATGGAATCCCAAACACAGTTTAATAATTCTCATCACTCGTTGCCACTAATAGACTTCACAACTGAAAATCTGAACCCTGGTAGTGACTCTTGGGTTTCAGCATCCCAAGTTGTGCGTACAGCGCTTTGCGATCATGGTGGTTTTCTCGCACTGTATGACGAAGTTGATTCAGAGGTTTATGACTCTGTTTACTCTGCAATGGAACAACTGTTTGATCTTCCAGTTGAAACTAAAAGGAAGAGCACAACGGAGAAGCCTATATTTAGTTACTCTGGTCAACTCTCTAGAATACCCTTGTATGAATCTGTGGGTATCGTGGATCCGCTTAGCGTAGATCAATGTCAAAAGTTTACACATATTATGTGGCCTCAAGgaaatgatcatttctg CGAAAGTGTCAATTCTTATGCAAAGAAATTACAAGGACTAGACCACGTTGTGAAAAGAATGTTGTTTGAGAGCTATGGACTGGAGAATAAGAAATTAGAATGTTTGCTGGATTCAACTGATTATGTGCTCCGAGGTTACAAGTACAGAACACCAAAAGTTGGTGAAAGCAACTTGGGAGTGGCTCCTCATTCAGACACAGCCTTCCTAACGATACTAAATCAGAAGGTAGAAGGCTTGGAGGTTAAGCTGAAGAATGGGGAATGGTTTGAAGTTGGTGTTTCATCCTCTTTGTATTTGGTTATGGGTGGTGATGCATTGCAG GTGTGGAGTAATGACAGAATACCTGCTTGTGAACACCGAGTCTTGGTAAACTCAAAGATAGATAGATACTCTACGGGGCTGCTTTCATATGTTAATAACATAATGGAACCACAAGAGGAGCTTGTGGATGAGAAAAACCCTCTTTGTTACAAGCCTTTTGACCATTACGGGTACCTCCGTTTCTTTCTCTCAGAAGAAGCTCTGAAATCTACTTCGCGTATCAAAGCATATTGTGGAATCTAA
- the LOC112740899 gene encoding V-type proton ATPase subunit c''2, producing the protein MSTATPSSWGTALVKISPYTFSAIGIAVSIGVSVLGAAWGIYITGSSLIGAAIKAPRITSKNLISVIFCEAVAIYGVIVAIILQTKLESVPSSQIYAAESLRAGYAIFASGLIVGFANLVCGLCVGIIGSSCALSDAQNSSLFVKILVIEIFGSALGLFGVIVGIIMSAQATWPTKV; encoded by the exons ATGTCTACCGCTACACCCAGCTCTTGGGGTACTGCGCTCGTTAAGATCTCTCCTTACACCTTCTCCGCCATCGGCATCGCCGTCTCCATCGGTGTATCAGTTCTCGGTGCTGCTTG GGGGATTTACATAACTGGTAGCAGCTTGATCGGTGCTGCAATCAAGGCTCCCCGAATCACTTCCAAGAATCTCATTAG TGTAATCTTCTGTGAAGCTGTTGCTATTTATGGTGTTATTGTGGCCATCATTCTACAAACAAAATTAGAAAGCGTTCCTTCATCACAGATCTATGCAGCCGAGTCTCTTAGGGCTGGATATGCAATCTTTGCTTCTGGACTTATTGTTGGCTTCGCAAATCTTGTTTGTGG ATTGTGTGTAGGAATAATTGGAAGCAGTTGTGCGTTGTCTGATGCTCAAAACTCCTCTCTCTTTGTGAAGATTCTTGTGATTGAAATTTTTGGTAGTGCTCTTGGGCTATTTGGAGTTATTGTTGGAATCATTATGTCAGCTCAAGCAACATGGCCAACAAAGGTTTAA
- the LOC140178399 gene encoding uncharacterized protein, translating into MADKENPQLSQDDLLAQIAELQAEVRRIAELSTQNNGETSKSSAQGTTDPLNIIPPKEKLTLDNPFSEEITNYQMPKNFTLPTALEPYKGFGDPRAHVKKFQSMMFFNGPNNEPVLCRAFPTYLDGAALLWFSKLSAGSISSFEDLARSFIDYFAASRIYVHGSDYLGTIKQGQHESLKDYMTRFADATMEIQDLDPAVHLHALKAGLRPGKFRETIAITKPKTLEEFRERAAGQMEIEELREAQKSDKQPHRRDEERNFRSPGNRDTKKPSKPASKYNTYTRFNTRRENIIREILNAKIIKPPARAGNYQDQRFVDKTKHCAFHRKFGHTTDDCIVAKDLLERLARQGLLDKYVKTRKGRGGNSDRVEHKQAMPSDKKERTTPDPPRGVINHISGGFAGGGETSSARKRSYRAMLAIEGTIQPRKDKEPDVTISFNQADFKSASPNLDDPVVISIQTGELLVRKTLLDPGSSADVLFYSTFTKIKLSEKLIQPSSGELIGFSGERVPIMGHIWLKTTMGEIPMSKSIDIQYLIVNCYSPYNIILGRPALNIFRAVVSTLHLCVKFPVQENKIATVYADHQEARQCYNAGLKPVQTKHVARPQVQAIHTSANTATLADLDPREDLGERPRPMDNLQQVTLTADDKQCTYVGEALEGADRARLIHILRENADLFAWTPDDMPGINPEVICHKLAIDKTIRPVAQKKRNLGEEKKQAALEETQKLLNAGFIREIRFTTWLSNVVMILMHPEDQSKTAFITEHGNFCYKVMPFGLKNAGATYQRLMDKVFQQQIGRNMEVYVDDMVAKTHMQGSHYDDLAEIFRQLGTYNMRLNPDKCAFGVQGGKFLGFMLTSRGIEANPEKCKAVLNMTSPKTIKEVQQLAGRIAVLSRFLPAVANRSYHFFQTFSKGRKFNWTDECENAFTELKQHLTSPPILQRPETGNPLNRNRKKAKPSILHQQGAIANRNKVPEDRTTGTSTNYHSKKTAALFSEPHNHSTNRPTAKADINQTRARRQIDKMVGRALRVRHPVRIKKNTEVAGTIPNDEPNLPLFRRRASFYTILGNTLYRRGHSQPLLKCISNKEAEEVMAETHEGVCGNHIGGQALAAKILRTGYYWPTIKRDCINKVKACDNCQKHATLSKTPAEELHTIEKKLGEAKEEWANLIPEILWSYNTSIQSATGETPFKLVYGAEALIPVEVSIPTLRTELYNQPNNQQARTAELDLVEEERDISAIKQRARKQYLELRHNKRVVHRSFNNGDLILRRTEDARKPSSHGKLAANWEGPFRVLQNLGKGAYKLETLRGEQLPGTWNVSSLKEYKS; encoded by the exons ATGGCTGACAAGGAAAACCCACAACTCTCACAGGACGACCTCCTGGCTCAAATCGCCGAGCTTCAGGCGGAAGTACGAAGGATAGCCGAGCTGTCTACACAGAACAATGGAGAAACCTCCAAAAGCTCGGCTCAAGGCACTACAGACCCATTGAACATCATCCCGCCAAAGGAGAAGCTCACCCTCGACAACCCTTTCTCCGAGGAGATCACAAATTACCAGATGCCAAAAAACTTTACACTGCCCACCGCACTAGAGCCATACAAGGGTTTCGGCGACCCCCGAGCCCACGTGAAGAAGTTCCAatcaatgatgttcttcaacggcCCTAACAATGAGCCCGTTCTCTGCCGAGCATTCCCCACATACCTAGATGGTGCTGCGTTACTTTGGTTTTCTAAACTCTCTGCAGGTTCGATTTCCTCCTTTGAAGACCTCGCCAGATCATTCATTGATTATTTCGCTGCATCAAGGATCTACGTACATGGCTCGGACTATCTCGGCACCATCAAACAAGGTCAGCACGAAAGCCTGAAAGACTACATGACCAGATTCGCTGACGCCACTATGGAGATCCAAGACTTGGACCCAGCCGTTCACCTGCACGCTCTCAAGGCCGGCCTCAGGCCTGGCAAGTTCCGGGAGACCATTGCCATAACAAAGCCAAAGACGCTAGAGGAATTCCGAGAAAGGGCGGCGGGTCAAATGGAGATCGAAGAACTCCGAGAAGCCCAAAAATCGGACAAACAACCACATCGGAGAGATGAAGAAAGAAATTTCAGATCGCCAGGCAACAGGGACACTAAGAAACCTTCCAAGCCCGCGTCAAAGTACAACACATACACCAGATTCAATACCAGAAGAGAGAACATCATCAGAGAGATCCTTAACGCCAAAATCATAAAGCCACCAGCCCGAGCAGGAAACTACCAGGATCAAAGGTTCGTGGACAAGACAAAACATTGTGCCTTCCACCGGAAGTTTGGTCACACTACGGACGACTGCATCGTCGCGAAGGACCTCCTGGAAAGGTTAGCACGCCAAGGGCTCCTGGACAAATATGTCAAAACCCGGAAGGGCAGAGGAGGAAACTCGGACAGGGTAGAGCATAAGCAAGCAATGCCCAGCGACAAAAAAGAGAGGACGACTCCTGATCCACCAAGAGGAGTCATTAACCACATATCAGGGGGATTTGCAGGCGGAGGAGAAACAAGCTCGGCCAGAAAGCGAAGTTACAGAGCAATGCTAGCAATCGAAGGAACCATACAACCAAGGAAGGACAAAGAGCCAGATGTTACAATATCCTTCAACCAAGCAGACTTCAAATCGGCAAGCCCTAACCTCGACGACCCCGTGGTAATTTCCATCCAGACCGGAGAACTGTTGGTAAGAAAAACATTGTTGGATCCAGGTAGTAGTGCTGATGTTTTATTTTACTctacttttacaaaaataaaattatcagaaAAATTGATACAACCCTCCTCCGGAGAACTAATTGGGTTCTCCGGAGAGAGAGTCCCCATCATGGGACACATATGGCTAAAGACCACAATGGGAGAAATCCCTATGTCAAAGTCAATTGATATCCAATACCTGATAGTAAACTGTTACAGCCCTTACAATATTATACTTGGGAGACCCGCCCTGAATATATTCAGGGCAGTGGTGTCCACATTACACCTGTGTGTCAAGTTCCCAGTGCAGGAAAACAAGATCGCCACGGTATATGCCGATCATCAAGAAGCTCGGCAATGCTACAACGCCGGCTTAAAACCAGTTCAAACAAAACATGTAGCTCGGCCCCAGGTTCAAGCAATCCACACGTCTGCCAACACAGCGACACTAGCCGATCTTGACCCAAGGGAAGACCTCGGCGAAAGACCTCGGCCAATGGACAATCTTCAACAAGTAACACTAACAGCAGACGACAAACAATGCACATATGTTGGAGAAGCATTAGAAGGGGCAGACCGAGCAAGACTCATTCACATACTACGTGAGAACGCCGACCTTTTCGCATGGACACCAGATGACATGCCCGGAATAAACCCAGAAGTCATCTGCCATAAGCTAGCAATCGACAAAACAATCCGACCAGTTGCACAGAAGAAAAGGAACCTCGGAGAGGAGAAAAAACAAGCAGCACTTGAAGAAACCCAGAAGCTCCTCAATGCAGGCTTTATCAGAGAAATTCGCTTTACCACATGGTTGTCcaacgtggtaatg attCTAATGCACCCAGAAGACCAAAGCAAAACAGCTTTTATAACAGAACATGGGAATTTTTGTTACAAGGTAATGCCCTTTGgcctaaagaatgcaggtgcaacatatCAGAGGCTAATGGACAAGGTATTCCAACAACAGATAGGCCGCAATATGGAGGTCTATGTAGATGACATGGTAGCAAAAACGCATATGCAGGGGTCACACTATGACGACTTAGCAGAAATCTTCAGACAACTCGGAACATATAACATGAGACTCAATCCAGACAAATGTGCGTTCGGAGTACAAGGAGGGAAGTTCCTGGGATTCATGTTAACATCTCGAGGCATCGAGGCCAACCCAGAAAAGTGCAAGGCCGTACTTAACATGACAAGCCCAAAAACGATAAAGGAAGTCCAGCAACTTGCAGGACGAATAGCTGTCCTGTCACGTTTCCTGCCTGCAGTGGCAAACCGATCTTATCACTTTTTCCAGACATTCTCTAAAGGCAGGAAGTTCAACTGGACAGACGAATGCGAAAATGCTTTCACCGAACTTAAACAACACTTGACATCACCACCAATCCTCCAAAGACCAGAGACAGGTAACCCACT TAATAGAAACAGGAAGAAAGCAAAGCccagtatacttcatcagcaGGGTGCTATAGCCAACAGAAACAAGGTACCCGAAGATAGAACAACTGGCACTAGCACTAATTACCACAGCAAGAAGACTGCGGCACTATTTTCAGAGCCACACAATCATAGTACGAACAGACCAACCGCTAAGGCAGATATTAACCAGACCCGAGCTCGCCGGCAGATTGATAAAATGGTCGgtcgagctctccgagttcgacatcCAGTACGAATCAAGAAAAACACTGAAGTCGCAG GCACCATTCCAAATGATGAGCCAAACTTACCGCTCTTCCGAAGAAGAGCAAGTTTCTATACAATACTCGGAAACACCCTATACAGGCGAGGACATTCACAACCACTACTCAAGTGCATCAGCAACAAGGAGGCCGAGGAAGTTATGGCTGAAACGCATGAAGGAGTCTGTGGCAACCATATCGGCGGCCAAGCATTAGCAGCAAAGATTCTGCGAACAGGATACTATTGGCCGACGATAAAACGGGACTGCATCAATAAAGTAAAGGCATGCGATAATTGTCAAAAGCACGCCACCCTCTCAAAGACCCCGGCCGAGGAGCTCCATACCATagag AAAAAGCTCGGGGAAGCTAAAGAAGAGTGGGCCAATCTCATTCCAGAAATTCTATGGAGTTACAACACCAGCATTCAATCTGCCACAGGGGAAACTCCCTTCAAATTGGTATATGGCGCAGAAGCGCTCATTCCAGTAGAGGTCAGCATCCCAACGTTAAGAACCGAGCTCTATAATCAACCAAATAATCAACAAGCTCGGACAGCCGAATTGGACcttgtagaagaagaaagggacatTTCCGCCATAAAACAACGAGCCAGAAAACAATACCTAGAGCTAAGACACAACAAAAGAGTAGTACACAGATCCTTCAACAATGGAGACCTCATACTTAGACGAACAGAAGATGCTCGGAAACCGTCATCACATGGCAAATTAGCTGCAAATTGGGAAGGACCTTTCCGAGTCCTTCAAAACCTCGGAAAGGGGGCTTACAAATTAGAAACACTTAGAGGAGAACAACTTCCAGGAACATGGAACGTCTCCTCTCTAAAGGAATATAAGTCATGA